Proteins co-encoded in one Cytophaga hutchinsonii ATCC 33406 genomic window:
- a CDS encoding tyrosine-type recombinase/integrase: protein MVNEFLTYLSFEKRYSKHTTVSYKNDLSNLSDYLLITYELSTPEHANYPMLRSWIVTLVDQELEPKSINRKIACLRSYYHFLQKKEFITKDPTLKIRALKVKKSLPVFVAEENITDLLDKFEFADSFEGLRDKLVLELLYGTGIRLSELIGLKNADVNMFQKTIKVLGKGNKERIIPIHDTFITLAKAYTIKKKSESFSNNTEFFVVTNNGEQVYPMFIYRLVRMYLDQVTTVDKRSPHVLRHTFATHLLNKGADLNAIKDLLGHTSLAATQVYTHNSIDKLKAIFDQAHPKS, encoded by the coding sequence ATGGTAAATGAATTTTTAACATATTTATCTTTCGAAAAGAGGTATTCCAAACATACCACGGTCTCTTACAAAAACGACCTTTCGAATCTCTCTGATTATCTTCTTATTACATACGAACTTTCTACTCCTGAGCATGCTAATTATCCCATGCTTCGCAGTTGGATTGTTACACTTGTGGATCAGGAACTTGAACCTAAATCTATAAACAGGAAAATTGCCTGTCTTAGATCTTATTATCATTTTTTACAGAAAAAAGAATTCATCACAAAAGACCCTACCTTAAAAATACGCGCACTTAAAGTTAAAAAATCATTGCCTGTTTTTGTAGCAGAAGAAAATATTACTGACCTGTTAGATAAATTTGAATTTGCAGATTCGTTTGAAGGCCTGCGTGATAAACTTGTGCTCGAATTGTTGTATGGCACTGGTATCCGGCTCTCTGAACTTATTGGTTTAAAAAATGCAGATGTCAATATGTTTCAAAAGACAATTAAAGTATTGGGTAAAGGAAATAAAGAACGAATCATTCCTATTCACGATACATTTATAACACTGGCAAAAGCATATACTATAAAAAAGAAATCCGAATCATTTAGTAACAATACCGAATTTTTTGTCGTTACTAATAACGGGGAGCAAGTATATCCAATGTTCATTTATAGATTAGTGCGCATGTATCTGGACCAGGTAACAACCGTAGATAAAAGAAGCCCACATGTCTTGCGTCACACATTTGCTACTCACCTTTTAAACAAGGGAGCAGATTTAAATGCAATCAAAGATTTGTTAGGCCATACAAGTCTTGCGGCTACGCAGGTTTACACGCATAATAGCATTGATAAATTAAAAGCAATATTTGATCAAGCCCACCCTAAATCTTAG
- the hpf gene encoding ribosome hibernation-promoting factor, HPF/YfiA family, with amino-acid sequence MKLQVQSIHFDADVKLLDFLQKKLDKLETFNDSIIDGEVFLKLDTNDSKGNKVVNIKLNLPGNSIVVKEQRSTFEEAIDVSYDILKNQLSKLKEKSLSH; translated from the coding sequence ATGAAACTGCAGGTACAATCCATCCATTTTGATGCTGATGTGAAATTATTAGATTTCCTTCAAAAAAAATTAGACAAACTAGAGACATTCAATGATTCGATTATTGATGGAGAAGTATTCTTAAAACTCGACACCAACGATTCTAAAGGAAATAAGGTCGTAAATATAAAATTGAATCTGCCCGGTAATTCAATTGTTGTGAAAGAACAACGCAGTACATTCGAAGAGGCGATTGATGTTTCGTATGATATACTGAAAAACCAGCTCTCTAAACTAAAAGAAAAATCGCTTAGTCATTAA
- the metK gene encoding methionine adenosyltransferase — MPYLFTSESVSEGHPDKVADQISDALIDHFLAFDPNAKVACETLVTTGQVVLAGEVKSKAYLDVQEIAREVIRKIGYTKSEYMFEANSCGIFSAIHEQSADINQGVDRKKKEEQGAGDQGMMFGYATNETNDYMPLALDLAHKLLIELAALRREGKQIKYLRPDAKSQVTLEYDDNNRPVRIDAIVLSTQHDDFDTEEKMHKKIEKDIVSILIPRIVSKYPKYKKFFDGKTKIKYHINPTGKFVIGGPHGDTGLTGRKIIVDTYGGKGAHGGGAFSGKDPSKVDRSAAYATRHIAKNLVAAGLCDEVLVQVSYAIGVAKPMGIYVNTYGTAKVKKNDGEIAKIVEKLFDMRPYAIEQRLQLRNPIYSETAAYGHMGRKPETVTKSFKSNDGKIIKKKVELFTWEKLDYVDKVRKAFGIK; from the coding sequence ATGCCTTATTTATTTACATCAGAATCTGTTTCTGAAGGTCACCCGGATAAAGTAGCAGATCAAATATCAGATGCTCTTATTGATCACTTTTTAGCATTTGATCCCAATGCAAAAGTAGCTTGTGAAACATTAGTAACTACAGGTCAGGTTGTATTGGCTGGTGAAGTTAAATCAAAGGCATATTTGGATGTGCAGGAAATTGCACGTGAAGTAATCCGTAAAATCGGATACACAAAATCCGAGTATATGTTTGAAGCAAACTCCTGCGGTATCTTCTCTGCTATTCATGAGCAATCTGCAGATATCAATCAGGGTGTTGACCGTAAGAAAAAAGAAGAACAAGGCGCAGGTGATCAGGGTATGATGTTTGGTTATGCAACTAACGAAACAAATGATTATATGCCATTGGCACTTGATCTTGCACATAAACTATTAATCGAACTTGCGGCACTTCGTCGTGAAGGCAAGCAAATCAAATACCTTCGTCCGGATGCAAAATCTCAGGTAACACTTGAGTATGATGATAACAACCGCCCGGTTCGTATTGATGCAATCGTACTTTCTACACAGCATGATGATTTCGATACAGAAGAAAAAATGCATAAGAAAATCGAAAAAGATATTGTTTCAATTCTTATTCCGCGCATCGTTTCTAAATATCCGAAGTATAAAAAATTCTTTGATGGAAAAACAAAAATCAAATATCATATCAATCCTACAGGTAAATTTGTAATCGGTGGTCCGCACGGCGACACAGGTTTAACTGGCAGAAAGATTATTGTAGATACATACGGTGGTAAAGGTGCACATGGTGGTGGCGCTTTTTCAGGTAAAGATCCATCAAAAGTTGACCGTTCTGCAGCGTATGCTACAAGACACATTGCTAAAAATTTAGTTGCAGCGGGTTTGTGTGACGAAGTATTGGTACAGGTATCTTACGCAATCGGTGTTGCTAAACCAATGGGTATTTATGTAAATACATATGGTACAGCTAAGGTTAAAAAGAACGATGGTGAGATTGCTAAGATCGTTGAGAAACTGTTTGATATGCGCCCTTACGCTATCGAACAACGTCTGCAGCTTCGCAACCCGATTTACAGCGAAACAGCTGCATATGGCCACATGGGACGTAAACCGGAGACGGTAACAAAATCATTCAAGAGCAATGATGGAAAAATAATTAAGAAAAAAGTCGAATTGTTTACATGGGAAAAATTAGACTATGTAGATAAAGTAAGAAAAGCGTTTGGTATTAAATAA
- a CDS encoding SAM-dependent methyltransferase, with the protein MHSKIKTVYLIPNELADGTAEAYIPEIVKEKLLSVRIIFCEDARTTRRFIGKLLRGKVSVEEYTLYELTKATTDQQLKEQISQIAEPAEVGIISDAGCPGIADPGSLLVAWAHKNGIKVVPLPGPSSILLAIMASGLNGQSFAFNGYLPIDRQERKKRIKELERISKAAKQTQLFIETPYRNDKMLDDLIDVCDKSTLLTISADLTGGTEQIITKPVFLWKKGEIELGKRPTMFGFLAV; encoded by the coding sequence ATGCATTCAAAAATCAAAACGGTATATCTTATTCCAAACGAATTGGCTGATGGTACAGCAGAAGCATACATTCCTGAAATTGTTAAAGAAAAATTATTATCTGTACGCATTATTTTTTGTGAAGATGCGCGCACAACCAGGCGCTTTATAGGCAAGTTACTACGGGGTAAAGTTTCTGTTGAAGAATATACATTATATGAATTAACAAAGGCTACAACCGATCAGCAGCTGAAAGAACAGATCAGTCAGATTGCAGAACCTGCAGAAGTAGGTATTATCAGCGATGCAGGCTGCCCTGGCATTGCCGACCCTGGCTCTTTACTGGTAGCTTGGGCGCATAAGAATGGAATAAAAGTAGTACCACTTCCCGGGCCTTCATCCATATTGCTGGCAATCATGGCATCCGGCCTTAACGGACAATCATTTGCTTTCAACGGTTATCTGCCGATTGACAGACAGGAACGTAAAAAAAGAATCAAAGAACTGGAACGGATAAGCAAAGCAGCAAAGCAGACACAGCTTTTCATTGAAACCCCTTACCGGAATGATAAAATGCTGGATGATTTAATTGATGTATGCGATAAAAGTACCCTGCTCACAATCTCTGCGGACCTGACCGGTGGTACGGAACAGATAATCACAAAGCCTGTTTTTCTATGGAAAAAAGGAGAGATTGAATTGGGAAAGCGGCCAACCATGTTCGGCTTTTTGGCAGTGTAA
- a CDS encoding alpha/beta fold hydrolase, protein MKLFYRETGEGKPLVILHGLFGSSDNWMTVTKELALKYNVYVLDARNHGQSPHENVHTYQAMAADLKQFLDDHNIEKPVLIGHSMGGKTIMRFAAEYKGVAEKLIVVDISPRFYGRHHQDILAGLNAINLETLQTRNEADAILSNFVGDIGVRMFLLKSLYRSSEGKFQWRINLPVIEEQIDNIGEPLPEEAHIDTPTLFIRGSESGYIEDKDKAVIEKHFTQYTLETVQGASHFVHAEKPKEVIQLIENFIEN, encoded by the coding sequence ATGAAATTATTTTACAGAGAAACCGGAGAAGGCAAGCCATTAGTAATTCTTCACGGATTGTTTGGCTCATCCGATAACTGGATGACGGTTACAAAAGAGCTTGCATTGAAATATAACGTATATGTACTGGATGCCAGAAACCACGGTCAGTCTCCGCATGAGAATGTGCATACCTACCAGGCGATGGCGGCAGACCTGAAACAATTTCTGGACGATCATAACATTGAAAAACCAGTGCTGATCGGACATTCTATGGGTGGTAAAACGATTATGCGGTTCGCAGCAGAATATAAAGGCGTTGCAGAAAAACTGATTGTTGTAGATATTTCTCCCCGTTTTTATGGAAGACATCATCAGGATATTTTAGCCGGATTGAATGCTATTAATCTTGAAACACTTCAAACAAGAAACGAAGCAGATGCGATCTTAAGCAATTTTGTAGGCGATATAGGGGTTCGGATGTTTTTATTGAAAAGCCTGTATCGATCCAGTGAAGGGAAGTTTCAGTGGCGCATCAATCTGCCGGTTATTGAAGAACAAATTGATAATATAGGAGAACCTTTACCTGAGGAGGCACATATTGATACGCCTACGCTTTTCATAAGAGGAAGTGAAAGCGGTTACATTGAAGATAAAGACAAGGCTGTGATAGAAAAACATTTCACACAGTATACGTTAGAAACAGTACAGGGTGCAAGCCATTTTGTGCATGCAGAAAAACCAAAAGAAGTAATACAACTGATAGAAAATTTTATTGAAAACTAA
- a CDS encoding pyridoxine 5'-phosphate synthase codes for MTRLSVNINKIATIRNARGGNNPDLLKVALDCERFGAEGITIHPRPDERHIRYQDAYDLKKIVTTEFNIEGNPEGEFIALVENIKPDQVTLVPDAVNAITSNAGWDTITHQSFLTEIISNFKKAGIRVSVFVDPVTAMVEGAAKAGADRVELYTEPYATSFHSNKEAAIKEYIEAAAAAKSLGLGINAGHDLDLFNLNYLKKNIPFLDEVSIGHALICDALYYGLENTIQLYLRELKK; via the coding sequence ATGACCCGATTAAGTGTAAATATTAATAAAATAGCTACGATACGTAATGCCAGAGGCGGAAATAATCCGGATCTGTTGAAAGTAGCACTGGATTGCGAACGGTTTGGCGCAGAAGGCATAACTATTCATCCAAGACCTGATGAGCGTCATATCCGCTATCAGGATGCATATGATCTGAAAAAAATTGTAACAACAGAATTCAACATTGAAGGAAATCCGGAAGGAGAATTTATTGCGCTGGTGGAAAATATAAAACCGGATCAGGTAACACTTGTTCCGGATGCAGTTAATGCGATTACATCAAATGCCGGCTGGGATACTATTACACACCAATCGTTTCTTACTGAAATCATCAGCAATTTTAAAAAAGCCGGCATCCGTGTTTCTGTATTTGTAGATCCTGTAACGGCAATGGTTGAAGGAGCCGCGAAGGCAGGAGCAGACCGTGTTGAATTATATACAGAACCGTACGCCACTTCGTTTCATTCAAATAAAGAAGCAGCTATAAAAGAATACATAGAAGCGGCTGCAGCGGCTAAATCACTGGGATTGGGAATAAATGCAGGGCATGATCTGGATCTGTTTAATCTAAATTATCTAAAAAAGAATATCCCTTTCTTAGATGAAGTATCCATCGGGCATGCATTAATCTGTGACGCACTATACTATGGATTGGAAAACACGATACAGTTATATCTTCGTGAATTAAAAAAGTAA
- a CDS encoding GatB/YqeY domain-containing protein translates to MSLKATIESEIKKAMLARNADDLRGLRALKSMILLAETEKGATGGDLTTEQESKILTKAYKQRKESAEIFAQQGRKDLEEKELQEIAVIERFLPKQLSAEEVESVVKEIAAKVGAKGPADMGKVMGVASKELAGKAEGKAVSEAVKKVLATLA, encoded by the coding sequence ATGAGTTTAAAAGCAACAATTGAATCAGAAATTAAAAAAGCCATGCTTGCACGTAATGCAGATGATTTAAGAGGATTAAGAGCTCTCAAGTCGATGATATTATTGGCTGAAACCGAAAAAGGTGCTACAGGCGGGGATTTAACTACTGAACAGGAATCTAAAATATTAACGAAAGCATATAAACAGCGGAAAGAATCTGCTGAAATTTTCGCTCAACAAGGTAGAAAAGACTTAGAGGAAAAAGAATTACAGGAAATTGCTGTTATCGAACGTTTCCTTCCCAAACAATTATCTGCAGAAGAAGTTGAATCGGTTGTAAAAGAAATTGCTGCTAAAGTTGGTGCCAAAGGCCCTGCAGACATGGGTAAAGTGATGGGTGTTGCGTCAAAAGAATTAGCCGGTAAAGCAGAAGGTAAGGCTGTTTCAGAAGCAGTAAAAAAAGTATTGGCAACATTAGCATAA
- a CDS encoding CvpA family protein, whose product MEIIDIILILILGYGGYKGYQTGLLIQIITFVAFVIAIIAAFNLCQQGILKLKEWFDLEESILPVVSFIAIFLVVLILIILLGKFLTTVLHQTLFGSLDQYAGALVGILKAAFGLGCLLWLLDKSGLKIPAEYIDESFVYTWLTEYSPSVIKLLGKIIPLQDIMEKVKELID is encoded by the coding sequence TTGGAAATAATTGATATTATCTTAATTCTGATTTTGGGCTATGGGGGCTACAAAGGTTATCAGACAGGTTTATTAATTCAGATTATTACATTTGTTGCTTTTGTTATTGCCATAATCGCTGCGTTTAATTTATGCCAGCAAGGCATCCTGAAACTGAAAGAGTGGTTTGATTTAGAAGAAAGTATATTACCGGTTGTAAGCTTTATCGCCATCTTTCTTGTTGTACTTATTTTAATTATTCTTCTTGGAAAATTCCTAACAACAGTGTTACATCAAACTCTGTTTGGAAGCCTGGACCAATATGCCGGTGCATTGGTCGGAATTCTGAAAGCAGCATTCGGGCTTGGCTGTTTGTTGTGGCTGCTTGATAAATCCGGATTAAAAATTCCTGCAGAATACATTGATGAATCATTTGTATATACTTGGCTCACAGAATATTCGCCAAGTGTTATAAAACTTTTAGGTAAAATAATTCCGTTGCAGGATATTATGGAAAAAGTAAAAGAATTAATTGATTAA
- a CDS encoding alpha/beta fold hydrolase encodes MELIIKKEGDFKFVEEGEGEVLLLLHGLFGALSNWEKLVTYFSKNYRVIIPMLPIYEMPIKSAGLEGLVSFVEKFVEFKKLTDLNLIGNSLGGHVGLLYALKNQSKIKSLTLTGSSGLFENGMGGSFPKRGNYSYIKERVEYTFFYPETATKELVDEVYQICSDIPKCMRIIAIAKSAQRHNIASDLHKINKPTLLIWGLNDTITPALVAHEFNLLIKNSELYYIDKCGHAPMMEQPEKFNSIFERFITKHATANVS; translated from the coding sequence ATGGAGTTGATTATTAAAAAAGAAGGTGACTTCAAGTTTGTTGAAGAAGGTGAAGGTGAAGTACTTCTTCTTCTGCACGGACTATTTGGTGCACTAAGCAATTGGGAAAAACTGGTTACCTATTTCAGTAAAAATTACCGGGTTATTATTCCTATGTTGCCCATTTATGAAATGCCTATTAAATCAGCAGGTCTGGAGGGTTTGGTTTCTTTTGTAGAAAAATTCGTTGAATTTAAAAAGTTAACGGATTTGAATCTGATTGGAAATTCACTTGGCGGCCATGTGGGTTTGTTGTATGCCTTGAAAAACCAATCGAAAATAAAAAGTCTGACCCTAACAGGCAGTTCTGGTTTATTTGAAAACGGAATGGGCGGATCATTTCCAAAACGCGGAAATTATTCTTACATTAAAGAACGTGTTGAGTATACCTTCTTTTATCCGGAAACGGCAACAAAAGAACTGGTTGATGAAGTATATCAGATATGCAGCGATATCCCCAAATGCATGCGTATTATTGCTATTGCTAAATCGGCTCAAAGACATAATATTGCCAGTGATCTGCATAAAATCAATAAACCTACGTTATTGATCTGGGGCTTGAATGATACCATTACCCCAGCTCTTGTAGCGCATGAATTTAATTTACTGATTAAAAATTCTGAACTCTATTACATCGATAAATGCGGCCATGCCCCGATGATGGAGCAACCTGAAAAATTTAATTCTATCTTTGAACGTTTTATAACCAAACACGCTACTGCCAATGTTAGCTGA
- a CDS encoding CBS domain-containing protein has product MLAEELINQMIPPLKLNDSSQTALNWMEVFHLTQLAVVDELMYKGIIDEDSILEKNNPNLPISDYRLSYPDIAIKAGAHYYDVINLATQNHLELIPVLGNTNEYLGVISVNETSAAIAQMFASQGPGGILVLAMKEIDYSLAQISRLIEANDTKILSVFVTNDSKESDYLKVTLKLNRIDLTRVIATLERYDYRIIAQFQETDVENTDKDRLDMLFKYLNI; this is encoded by the coding sequence ATGTTAGCTGAAGAACTTATCAATCAAATGATACCCCCGCTAAAGTTGAATGACTCAAGTCAGACGGCTTTAAACTGGATGGAGGTATTTCATTTAACACAGCTTGCTGTGGTTGATGAGCTTATGTATAAAGGGATCATTGATGAAGATTCTATTTTAGAAAAAAACAATCCAAATTTACCCATATCTGATTATCGTTTAAGTTATCCGGATATTGCTATTAAAGCCGGTGCACATTATTACGATGTAATCAATCTTGCTACGCAAAATCACTTGGAACTTATACCCGTTCTTGGCAATACCAATGAATACCTTGGTGTTATTTCTGTGAATGAAACATCTGCAGCCATTGCACAAATGTTTGCAAGCCAGGGTCCGGGAGGTATTCTGGTATTGGCAATGAAAGAGATTGACTATTCACTTGCCCAGATCTCCAGATTAATTGAGGCAAATGACACGAAAATTTTAAGCGTTTTTGTTACGAATGATTCAAAAGAATCTGACTATTTAAAAGTAACCTTAAAGCTGAACAGAATAGATTTAACCCGGGTTATTGCTACACTTGAACGTTATGACTACCGCATCATTGCTCAATTTCAGGAAACAGACGTTGAAAATACAGATAAAGATCGCCTAGATATGTTGTTCAAATATCTAAACATATAA
- a CDS encoding NAD kinase, whose protein sequence is MIFALHGRPFKEDNIPYVQHLLYYLQKKEIQFLINESFVDYLVQCNILLPSFFTTFTNKTDLGKPDLMLSIGGDGTLLESATFIGDQNIPLVGINTGRLGFLATTPREELEGSVDELISGSYKLSERTLIKLISDEKLFGDLNFAMNEFALTKRDSSSMITVHTYIDGEFLNSYWADGLLVSTPTGSTGYSLSCGGPLVHPKTENFIITPISPHNLNVRPMIVPDSCHISFEIEGRNQNFLISLDSRAEIVSSNIKLSVKKEDFKIQLVELKNYNYYKTLRSKLNWGLDARN, encoded by the coding sequence ATGATTTTTGCATTGCATGGCAGACCATTCAAAGAGGATAACATCCCTTATGTACAGCACTTGTTGTATTATCTTCAGAAAAAAGAAATACAGTTTCTGATCAATGAATCGTTTGTTGATTATTTGGTTCAATGCAACATTCTTCTGCCTTCTTTCTTTACTACATTTACAAACAAAACAGACCTGGGCAAACCAGACCTGATGCTCAGCATAGGCGGTGACGGAACGCTATTGGAATCGGCAACCTTTATCGGTGATCAGAATATTCCATTGGTTGGTATCAATACTGGGCGCCTGGGTTTTCTGGCAACAACACCACGTGAAGAACTGGAAGGCTCCGTAGATGAATTAATCTCCGGCTCCTATAAGCTTTCTGAAAGAACATTGATCAAACTCATTTCTGATGAGAAACTTTTCGGCGATTTAAATTTTGCCATGAATGAATTTGCCTTAACAAAAAGAGATTCTTCTTCTATGATCACGGTGCATACCTACATTGATGGTGAGTTTCTCAATTCGTACTGGGCGGATGGTTTATTAGTATCTACCCCAACAGGTTCTACGGGTTACTCATTAAGTTGCGGAGGGCCTTTAGTGCATCCCAAAACAGAGAATTTCATTATAACACCAATAAGTCCCCATAACCTGAATGTACGGCCAATGATTGTGCCCGACAGTTGTCATATTTCTTTCGAAATTGAAGGCCGAAACCAAAATTTCCTTATTTCGTTAGATTCAAGAGCTGAAATTGTTTCTTCCAATATTAAATTATCCGTAAAAAAAGAGGACTTTAAGATTCAACTAGTAGAATTAAAAAACTATAACTATTACAAAACACTTCGAAGCAAACTAAATTGGGGATTGGATGCTCGAAATTAA
- a CDS encoding DUF6089 family protein, which yields MKQFKLLFFVIFLVGINAHAQQGFKKYRYYSIGGCLNAMNYVGELDPGPSFISPSIKFTRYNFGVTGLYRWKPRVSLRGTFSYGRIKGDDSESADYTNKNVYRLYRNLSFRNQIYEFKFDVVIDLFENSRRYTKRPDYTPYMFVGLAYFHHNPQGQTPDGDWVNLKDLHTEGQGLPGGPKNYSRNQIALPIGVGFRYKLAKQWDLAFDVGWRFTLTDYLDDVAGVYYDKQALTDAYGDQSRIMSDRSYEAYSSNAELAASADNHYSPTLTGYNGHPMNQNDGWTGISTYGQQGGQRGDLKGRRDVYIITGFHLTYIFPGKVVCPKFR from the coding sequence ATGAAGCAATTTAAATTACTATTCTTCGTTATTTTTTTAGTGGGTATTAATGCTCATGCGCAGCAAGGCTTTAAAAAATACAGATATTACAGTATTGGCGGCTGTCTTAATGCCATGAATTATGTGGGGGAATTAGATCCGGGGCCGAGCTTTATAAGCCCGAGTATTAAATTCACACGGTATAATTTTGGCGTTACGGGTTTATACAGATGGAAGCCACGTGTTTCTTTAAGAGGAACATTCTCCTACGGCAGAATTAAAGGAGATGATTCAGAAAGTGCAGATTACACCAACAAAAACGTTTATCGTTTATACCGCAATCTTTCTTTCAGAAATCAGATATATGAATTCAAGTTTGACGTTGTAATTGATCTGTTTGAAAATTCAAGAAGATATACCAAACGACCTGACTATACGCCTTATATGTTTGTTGGTCTTGCGTATTTTCACCACAACCCTCAAGGCCAGACGCCCGATGGAGACTGGGTTAATCTGAAAGACTTACATACAGAAGGCCAGGGCTTACCCGGCGGACCAAAAAATTATTCCAGAAACCAGATTGCCTTACCTATTGGCGTTGGCTTTAGATATAAATTGGCAAAACAATGGGATTTGGCCTTTGATGTTGGCTGGAGATTTACATTAACCGATTATCTGGATGATGTTGCCGGCGTTTATTACGACAAGCAGGCGCTTACCGATGCCTACGGCGATCAAAGCAGAATTATGTCGGACAGATCGTATGAGGCATATTCATCCAATGCTGAATTAGCAGCCAGTGCCGATAACCACTATTCGCCTACACTTACAGGCTATAACGGACATCCGATGAATCAAAATGACGGATGGACAGGTATCAGTACGTACGGCCAGCAAGGCGGCCAGCGCGGAGATTTAAAAGGCAGAAGAGACGTATATATAATTACAGGCTTTCACTTAACATATATCTTTCCAGGGAAAGTGGTTTGTCCAAAATTTAGATAA
- a CDS encoding DUF6089 family protein: MISNFFKKIDRVILSIFFIYASLSVQAQKNEIGIGLGVANYTGEIVQHIDVTNFKPAGQFYYRLNFNRVAALKFSTSIGMLGASDSKYNNAMADYRKASFSTIYNDVTAMFEYNFLDFSYTEKSNGKHFSPYISAGLGILNYKSTISDPDYKVNTIAQPIIPFGGGFKYRTNAHLTINFQFTINKTFTDAIDGIYDPAGSTKSITNSHSTDWYYYSGITVGYIFWKVICPQ, encoded by the coding sequence ATGATATCGAATTTCTTTAAAAAGATAGATAGAGTAATTCTTTCTATCTTTTTTATTTATGCTTCATTAAGCGTACAGGCTCAAAAAAATGAAATTGGCATTGGGTTAGGAGTAGCAAATTACACGGGCGAAATTGTTCAGCATATTGATGTTACCAACTTTAAACCAGCTGGTCAATTTTATTATAGATTAAACTTTAACAGAGTAGCAGCGCTGAAGTTTTCTACCAGTATCGGGATGCTTGGTGCATCTGACAGTAAATACAACAATGCTATGGCAGATTATAGAAAGGCAAGCTTTTCTACCATCTATAATGATGTTACTGCCATGTTTGAGTATAATTTTTTAGATTTCTCTTATACTGAAAAAAGCAACGGCAAGCATTTCTCTCCGTATATCTCAGCAGGTTTGGGTATTTTAAATTATAAAAGTACCATATCTGATCCGGATTATAAAGTAAATACAATTGCCCAACCGATCATTCCTTTTGGTGGCGGGTTCAAATACAGAACCAATGCGCATCTTACCATAAATTTCCAATTTACTATAAATAAAACCTTTACGGACGCAATTGACGGCATTTACGACCCGGCCGGCTCCACAAAATCAATAACCAACTCCCATAGCACAGACTGGTATTATTATTCCGGAATAACTGTGGGGTATATTTTCTGGAAAGTAATATGTCCACAGTAA
- a CDS encoding isoprenyl transferase, producing the protein MEYQSQIDSSKLPEHIAIIMDGNGRWAKKQGLLNRIFGHKSAITSVREATETCAQLGVKYLTLYAFSTENWNRPKEEVNALMELLVSTIKSETPTLNKNKIRLNAIGDLASLPLSCQKELSETIEQTKHNTGVVLTLALSYSGRWEILEAIKKLTASVKDQSFDINSLNENTFRQFLSDKTLPDPELLIRTSGEFRVSNFLLWQIAYTEIHITDVLWPDFRKNDLYKAIVDFQKRERRFGKISEQLDGAKA; encoded by the coding sequence ATGGAATACCAATCACAAATAGATTCATCGAAATTGCCTGAACACATTGCCATTATTATGGATGGTAATGGACGCTGGGCAAAGAAACAAGGATTACTTAATCGTATTTTTGGTCACAAAAGTGCTATCACTTCTGTTAGAGAAGCGACAGAAACATGTGCCCAATTAGGTGTTAAGTATCTAACGTTGTATGCTTTTTCAACGGAAAATTGGAATCGTCCGAAAGAGGAAGTAAATGCGCTGATGGAACTCTTAGTATCTACCATTAAAAGTGAAACACCAACACTTAATAAAAATAAGATTCGGTTAAATGCTATAGGTGATTTGGCTTCTTTACCCCTCTCCTGCCAAAAAGAATTATCCGAAACTATCGAACAAACGAAACACAATACCGGCGTTGTATTAACGTTAGCATTGAGCTATAGCGGCAGATGGGAAATTCTTGAAGCAATAAAGAAATTAACTGCATCTGTAAAAGATCAATCGTTTGATATTAATTCTTTGAACGAAAATACATTCAGACAATTCCTTTCTGATAAAACGTTACCCGATCCGGAGCTGCTGATACGCACGAGTGGAGAATTCAGAGTGAGCAATTTCCTGTTGTGGCAGATTGCTTATACTGAGATTCATATTACGGATGTGCTTTGGCCGGATTTCAGAAAAAATGATTTATACAAAGCTATTGTAGACTTCCAGAAACGCGAACGTCGTTTTGGAAAAATTAGTGAACAATTGGACGGAGCAAAAGCTTAA